The following are encoded in a window of Cinclus cinclus chromosome 34, bCinCin1.1, whole genome shotgun sequence genomic DNA:
- the LOC134055723 gene encoding LOW QUALITY PROTEIN: acetylcholinesterase-like (The sequence of the model RefSeq protein was modified relative to this genomic sequence to represent the inferred CDS: deleted 1 base in 1 codon): protein MRTPEPKRGRSRVATEDLVVATSTGAVRGFHVAAGPSSRVAAFLGIPYAEPPVGPLRFSPPRPARPWGGVLDAFAHPHACFQPVDTMFPGFGGSEMWNPNREMSEDCLYLNIWVPVPRPAAPAPVLVWIYGGGFYSGAASLDVYDGRFLAAAEEVLVVSMNYRVGALGFLALPGHPEAPGNVGLLDQRLALRWVQANIAAFGGDPGAVTLFGESAGAASVGLHLLSGGSRGLFRRAVLQSGSPNGPWATVGASEGRRRAARLGRLVGCGGVGAGGAVTNETELLSCLRAAAPPQLVEHEAAVLPQQGVFRFAFVPVVDGDFLADTPEALLGGPGNADAEVLLGAVQDEGTYFLVYGVPGFGKDNESLISREEFLGGVRLGVPQANELAAEAVVLQYTDWLDQDNPVKNREALDDIVGDHNVVCPLMHFAQRWAERGGTVFAYLFDHRASNLLWPPWMGVPHGYEIEFVFGQPLNPGLNYTAEEEALSRRIMRYWGNFARTGDPSKIPPRDPKTSPRAPQNS, encoded by the exons ATGCGG ACGCCGGAGCCGAAGCGAGGCCGGAGCCGCG TAGCCACCGAGGACCTGGTGGTGGCCACCTCAACCGGCGCCGTCCGCGGTTTCCACGTGGCCGCCGGCCCCTCCTCGCGCGTGGCGGCGTTTTTGGGGATCCCTTACGCCGAACCCCCCGTGGGACCCCTGCGTTTCTCCCCCCCTCGTCCCGCCCGGCCTTGGGGGGGTGTCCTGGACGCCTTCGCCCACCCCCACGCCTGTTTCCAACCCGTCGACACCATGTTCCCA GGATTCGGCGGCTCCGAGATGTGGAATCCCAACCGCGAGATGAGCGAGGATTGTTTGTATCTCAATATTTGGGTACCGGTGCCGCGCCCGGCGGCGCCGGCGCCGGTTTTGGTGTGGATTTACGGGGGGGGTTTCTACAGCGGAGCCGCCTCGCTGGACGTGTACGACGGACGATTCCTGGCGGCGGCCGAAGAGGTTTTGGTGGTCTCCATGAATTACCGGGTCGGCGCTTTGGGTTTCTTGGCGTTACCGGGTCACCCCGAAGCCCCCGGTAACGTCGGGTTACTTGACCAACGGTTGGCGTTGCGTTGGGTTCAAGCCAACATCGCGGCTTTCGGCGGCGACCCCGGCGCGGTGACGCTGTTCGGGGAGAGCGCCGGCGCGGCCTCGGTGGGGCTGCACCTGCTTTCGGGTGGAAGCCGCGGTTTGTTCCGCCGCGCCGTCCTGCAGAGCGGCTCGCCCAACGGCCCGTGGGCGACCGTGGGGGCGAGCGAAGGCCGGCGGCGAGCGGCGCGGTTGGGCCGGCTGGTGGGATGCGGCGGCGTGGGCGCAGGCGGCGCCGTGACCAACGAGACGGAGCTGTTGAGTTGCCTGCGCGCCGCGGCGCCGCCGCAGCTGGTGGAGCACGAGGCGGCCGTTCTGCCGCAGCAGGGCGTCTTCCGATTCGCCTTCGTGCCCGTGGTGGACGGCGACTTTTTGGCCGACACTCCCGAAGCGTTGCTGGGCGGACCCGGCAACGCCGACGCCGAGGTGCTCCTGGGCGCCGTGCAGGATGAAGGCACCTATTTCTTGGTGTACGGCGTGCCGGGTTTCGGCAAGGACAACGAGAGCTTGATCAGCCGCGAGGAGTTCCTGGGCGGGGTGAGGCTGGGGGTGCCGCAGGCCAACGAGCTGGCGGCCGAGGCCGTGGTGTTGCAGTACACGGATTGGCTGGACCAGGATAACCCCGTGAAGAACCGCGAGGCGCTGGACGACATCGTGGGCGACCACAACGTGGTGTGCCCGTTGATGCATTTCGCCCAGCGCTGGGCCGAGCGCGGCGGCACCGTCTTCGCTTACCTGTTCGACCACCGCGCTTCCAACCTGTTGTGGCCGCCCTGGATGGGCGTTCCCCACGGTTACGAGATCGAGTTCGTGTTTGGGCAGCCCCTGAACCCCGGGCTCAACTACACGGCCGAGGAGGAGGCGCTGAGCCGGCGCATCATGAGATACTGGGGGAACTTCGCCCGCACCGG GGACCCCTCCAAAATTCCTCcaagggaccccaaaacctctcccagagccccccaaaattcctga